A single region of the Theileria annulata chromosome 4, complete sequence, *** SEQUENCING IN PROGRESS *** genome encodes:
- a CDS encoding uncharacterized protein (Tap349h10.p1c.C.cand.183 - score = 8.83;~1 probable transmembrane helix predicted for TA07085 by TMHMM2.0 at aa 12-34;~Signal anchor predicted for TA07085 by SignalP 2.0 HMM (Signal peptide probability 0.090, signal anchor probability 0.900) with cleavage site probability 0.051 between residues 25 and 26), with product MNKINESMTYEIVVFMLVVLCLSSAIIFGVLNSYLNKENINLNNSENLNNSENLNNSENLNNSENLNNSENLNNSENFVDSEIFNSFDNLENTNYLENLENC from the coding sequence atgaataaaataaatgaatcaATGACATATGAAATTGTTGTATTTATGTTAGTAGTATTATGTTTATCATCAGCAATTATATTTGGtgttttaaattcttatttaaataaagaaaatataaatttaaataattcagaaaatttaaataattcagaaaatttgaataattcagaaaatttgaataattcagaaaatttgaataattcagaaaatttgaataattcagaaaattttgttgattcagaaatttttaatagttttgataatttggaaaatacaaattatttagaaaatttggaaaattgttaa
- a CDS encoding ClpB protein, putative (Signal peptide predicted for TA07095 by SignalP 2.0 HMM (Signal peptide probability 0.932, signal anchor probability 0.000) with cleavage site probability 0.890 between residues 15 and 16) — protein sequence MWNLIIILLLKCVESFRNPIENRFHLLLNNLDNLNVKINNELESQQLRDNLKTNSIHQNVFSLNDIINDNHNNSHDFSMCMITNTGHSYNHSPGLRYGDWSHQPAMNIKHDYKLMMMDNGGHVFNSQDYTDKAWEAITSLTEIANEFDSSYVEGDMLLYSLINDDNVLKVLNNLGLNVDNLKKELENHLKKQIRMSGSFGDRKILGRILENVLNISKRYKSEFGVSSITVLAHTATNPPKGSYIVPLDKYISVEHLLLGLAAEDTKFFRPYLTKYKITLEKLKDTVLSIRGKRKITTRNTENSYKLLNKFSKDLTDMARNGKLDPVIGRDNEIRRTIEILSRRTKNNPVLLGDPGVGKTAIAEGLANRIVSGDVPDSLKNRKVISLDIAAIVAGTMYRGEFEERLKEILNEIENSQGEIVMFIDEIHTLVGAGESQGSLDAGNILKPMLARGELRCIGATTLQEYRQKIEKDKALERRFQPIYIDEPNIEETINILRGLKERYEVHHGVRILDSTLIQAVLLSNRYITDRYLPDKAIDLIDEAAAKLKIQLSSKPLQLDIIERKLLQLEMEKISIINDNDNIGILSKNEKENLKPNDKLRLQNIDNLVNELTKQKDELNEMWLKEKSLVDNIRNIKERIDIVKIEIDKAERDFDLNHAAELRFETLPDLENQLKTNINNYENYIKQVRYGVRSTATNTTNPPEGVLYSSFSYITTYIVMETGGNILLRDTVTKEDIANVVSKWTGVVRGSYILVVGSSVTVVIPFTWILSYRLTKHRNVVIGIPLNKLIKSQKEKILQLNEELHKRIIGQQEAIDAVVNAVQRSRVGMNDPKKPIAALMFLGPTGVGKTELSKAIAEQLFDSGITLRCLLPRPPTTTKDAIIRFDMSEYMEKHSVSKLVGAPPGYIGYEQGGLLTEAIRRKPYSILLFDEMYLHYGACSSPTGVLSYILKSTTHSDVYNILLQVLDDGRLTDSLGRKVNFTNSLIIFTSNLGSQNILELARFPEKRNEMKNKVMTSVRQNFSPEFLNRIDEFIVFDSLTKIGTLRCSVTVLGHTVTNTPKRELKKIVNMEMMKLSNRLAEKNIKLSIDDAAMSHIADIGYDPAYGARPLKRTIQKQIESPIAVGILSDQYKEHDNLHISYKDGKLTILPL from the exons atgtggaatttaataataattttattattgaaatgTGTGGAATCATTTCGTAATCCTATAGAAAATCGATTCCAtcttttattaaataatttagataatttaaatgttaaaattaataatgaattggaATCACAACAATTACGAGACAATTTAAAAACGAATTCTATTCATCAAAATGTCTTTTcattaaatgatattatCAATGATAATCATAATAATTCACATGATTTCTCTATGTGTATGATTACTAATACTGGACATTCATACAATCATTCACCAGGTTTgcgttacggtgactggtccCACCAACCAGCAATG aatataaaacatgattataaattaatgatgATGGATAATGGTGGACATGTATTTAATTCACAAGATTATACTGATAAAGCATGGGAAGCAATAACATCATTAACAGAAATTGctaatgaatttgattCATCATATGTCGAAGGTGATatgttattatattcattaataaatgatgataatgttttaaaagtattaaataatcttgGATTAaatgttgataatttaaaaaaagaacttgaaaatcatcttaaaaaacaaattcgTATGTCTGGTTCATTTGGTGATCGTAAAATACTTGGAAGaatattagaaaatgtTCTTAATATTTCTAAACGTTATAAATCAGAATTTGGTGTATCttccattacggtgcttgctcacACGGCCACCAACCCCCCGAAGGGGTCTTATATAGTTccttta gataaatatataagtgttgaacatttattattggGATTAGCAGCAGAAgatacaaaattttttagaccatatttaacaaaatataaaataacattagaaaaattaaaagataCAGTATTATCTATACGTGGTAAACGTAAAATTACTACAAGAAATACtgaaaat agttataaattattgaataagTTTAGTAAAGATTTGACAGATATGGCAAGAAATGGTAAATTAGATCCAGTAATAGGACGTGATAATGAAATAAGACGTACAATAGAAATATTAAGTAGACgtactaaaaataatccTGTATTACTTGGTGATCCTGGTGTTGGTAAAACTGCTATAGCTGAAGGTTTAGCTAATCGTATTGTTTCTGGTGATGTTCCTGattctttaaaaaatcGTAAAGTTATATCATTAGATATTGCTGCTATTGTTGCTG gtACAATGTATAGAGGAGAATTTGAAGAAAGATTAAAAGAAATATTGAATGAGATTGAGAATTCACAAGGTGAGATTGTTATGTTTATTGATGAGATTCATACTTTGGTTGGTGCTGGTGAATCTCAAGGTTCACTTGATGCTGGTAATATACTTAAACCTATGCTAGCAAGAGGTGAATTACGTTGTATCGGTGCTACTACACTTCAAGAATATCGTCAAAAAATCGAAAAAGATAAAGCATTAGAACGTAGATTTCAACCCATCTAT aTTGATGAACCAAATATAGAAGaaacaataaatatattaagaGGATTAAAAGAACGTTATGAAGTACATCATGGTGTTCGTATATTAGATTCAACATTAATTCAAGCtgttttattatctaatcGTTATATCAC tGATAGATATTTACCGGATAAAGCAATAGATTTAATTGATGAAGCTGCTgcaaaattaaaaattcaatTAAGTAGTAAACCATTACAATTAGATATAATTGAAcgtaaattattacaacttgaaatggaaaaaatttctattattaatgataatgataatattg gaatattatcaaaaaatgaaaaagaaaatttgaaaccaaatgataaattaagattacaaaatattgataatCTTGTTAATGAATTAACAAAACAAAAA GATGAATTGAATGAAATGTGGTTAAAAGAGAAATCATTAGTTGATAATATaagaaatataaaagaaCGTATTGATATTGTTAAGattgaaattgataaaGCTGAACGtgattttgatttaaatcatGCTGCTGAATTACGTTTTGAAACTTTACCTGATCTTGAAAATCAACttaaaactaatattaataattatgaaaattatattaaacaaGTTCGTTACGGTGTGAGGTCCACGGCCACCAATACCACCAACCCCCCCGAAGGGGTCTTATATAGTTcctttagttatataactacttatata GTAATGGAAACAGGtggtaatatattattaagaGATACAGTAACTAAAGAAGATATTGCTAATGTTGTATCCAAATGGACTG gagtagttaGAGGGAGTTATATACTAGTAGTTGGTTCCTCAGTTACAGTAGTTATACCCTTTACGTGGATACTTAGTTAccgcttgaccaagcaccgtaacgtgGTTATAGGTATAccattaaataaattaataaagaGTCAAAAAGAGAAGATATTACaattaaatgaagaatTACATAAACGTATAATTGGTCAACAAGAAGCTATTGATGCTGTTGTTAATGCTGTACAACGTTCTAGAGTTGGTATGAATGATCCTAAAAAACCTATTGCTGCTTTAATGTTTCTTGGACCAACTGGTGTAGGTAAAACTGAATTATCTAAAGCTATTGCTGaacaattatttgattCAGGTATTacattacggtgcttgctcccACGGCCACCCACCACTACTA AAGATGCTATTATAAGATTTGATATGAGTGAATATATGGAGAAACATAGTGTATCTAAATTAGTTGGTGCTCCACCTGGTTATATTGGTTATGAACAAGGCGGTTTACTTACTGAAGCTATTCGTAGAAAACCTTAttctattttattatttgatgaaatgtatctccattacggtgcttgctcatCCCCTACGGGggtacttagttatatacttaagaGTACTA CACATAGtgatgtatataatatattattacaagTATTGGATGATGGAAGATTAACAGATTCACTTGGTCGTAAGGTTAATTTTACGAATTCTTTGATTATATTTACATCGAATCTTGGTAGTCAGAATATTCTTGAACTTGCTCGTTTTCCTGAAAAACGTAAtgaaatgaaaaataaagtCATGACTTCTGTACGACAAAATTTCTCACCTGAATTTCTTAATCGCATTGatgaatttattgtttttgATTCTTTAACCAAAATTGgtacgttacggtgttccgttacggtgcttggtcacacGGTCACCAATACCCCCAAAAGGG aattgaaaaaaatagTGAATATGGagatgatgaaattaagTAATAGATTAGCagaaaagaatataaaattatcaatagATGATGCAGCAATGAGTCATATAGCAGATATAGGATATGATCCAGCATATGGTGCACGTCCATTAAAACGTACAATACAAAAACAAATCGAATCACCAATTGCTGTTGGTATACTCTCTGATCAATATAAAGAACATGATAATCTACACATCTCATATAAAGATGgaaaattaactatattaccactttaa
- a CDS encoding uncharacterized protein (Tap349h10.p1c.C.cand.179 - score = 77.85) gives MNVEKMEINESDRIVNGLRRSIRTALEVGSAIKKKINSDYKPLIDTLNVALLSTFRLGEYLFTHSNSNSIDDTRESYKSESFTEINKSTYKSESFKSEYDTKLNNLQSYESNTTLNNSPTVQSNVQCNSPSTVQTTIPSTIQSTIQSNMESMRNESMRNESYMISNEMRENEEMEDVGELIYMDIGMESMSSTFENDQYLNYDIMSEDDGSSFTSLSSSSPKMFNKRKSPSRSRRPYRSLSSLENLPSSRRSTRDLSQTDDMYIYDMNNLSDKGEFEDWYNEDSDSSKKSVKYVQKRMPPSRPSVSNLTEIYGSQDMLIPMGPLPIGVYFDASRKLWRCQWRENGKFRTKGFSLGHYNTLADARHACILFRCQVGNMNIQPEWLTPNYIKVSELLNRKASQPSNNTPKKSNRKKKRQEDLYEPFS, from the coding sequence ATGAATGTAGAGAAAatggaaataaatgaatCGGATAGAATAGTGAATGGATTAAGACGTTCAATAAGAACAGCATTGGAAGTTGGTAGTGCaataaaaaagaaaatcAATTCAGATTATAAACCATTAATTGATACACTTAATGTAGCACTTTTATCAACGTTTAGACTTGGTGAGTATCTTTTTACACATTCCAATTCTAATTCAATTGATGATACAAGAGAATCGTATAAATCGGAATCCTTTAcagaaataaataaatcaacATACAAATCAGAATCTTTTAAATCGGAATATgatacaaaattaaataatttgcAATCATATGAATCAAATACAACACTGAATAATTCACCTACAGTACAATCGAATGTACAGTGTAATTCACCCTCAACTGTACAGACTACTATACCGTCTACAATACAGTCTACTATACAATCGAATATGGAATCGATGAGAAATGAATCGATGAGAAATGAATCATATATGATTAGTAATGAGATGAGAGAAAATGAAGAGATGGAAGATGTTGGTGAATTGATATACATGGATATAGGAATGGAGAGTATGAGTAGTacatttgaaaatgatCAATATTTGAATTATGATATAATGAGTGAGGATGATGGTTCTTCATTTACCTCATTGAGTTCATCAAGTCCGAAGATGTTTAACAAGAGGAAGAGCCCAAGTAGGAGTAGGAGACCATATAGAAGTTTGAGTAGTTTGGAGAATTTACCAAGTAGCAGAAGAAGTACAAGAGATTTATCACAAACAGATGATATGTACATTTATgatatgaataatttaagtGATAAAGGTGAATTTGAGGATTGGTATAATGAAGATAGTGACTCGAGTAAAAAGAGTGTAAAATATGTCCAGAAGAGAATGCCACCCAGTAGACCTTCAGTTAGTAATTTAACTGAAATCTATGGTTCACAAGATATGTTAATTCCAATGGGTCCATTACCCATTGGTGTTTATTTTGATGCTTCAAGGAAGTTATGGCGTTGCCAATGGCGTGAAAATGGTAAATTCCGTACTAAAGGATTCTCATTAGGACATTATAATACACTTGCTGATGCTCGACATGCTTGTATTTTATTCAGATGTCAAGTTGGAAATATGAATATTCAACCCGAATGGTTAACACCAAATTATATCAAAGTCTCGGAATTATTAAATCGTAAAGCATCACAACCCAGTAATAATACACCCAAAAAATCCAATCGCAAGAAAAAACGTCAAGAAGATTTATATGAACctttttcataa
- a CDS encoding uncharacterized protein (Tap349h10.p1c.C.cand.179 - score = 77.85), with translation MEIGLMSLYDILNNKKKNVSLYYNRLTVINNLLRYQNNYCWIHETTYPIQPFPNILKCNCFSTVTVLGHTESNGPTATNSTKDITSTTATKDISTTGASTVTKGKGANSTAMECTPGKGANSMVTECIKDIKDTKETPFGGTVGASTVMENKCMEVEYIRKLLNEMYNNIIIDFKSSQCISIIYKNHIYLYSNLSLCKFNAIGINHSTGNISTDNASPNPTGISTSTGNSTANSNGIVNSNGIVNCNECRIIERKEFTNDEIQNALYEIVEKGEDNKYGLTLLEHSNLLNLLDGIDKIQHSVKSIGILEGLIETNYKYSNIDNINVIHCNILLDEVNVTGSSVTGSGPTGTNSTEDISTKDISTTGPSTVTTGKGANFTAMECTSGKGANSMVMECTTDTKDITTVGPSTVTEENLILECIKYANELIEKVYKELNSICSSLINEINIYCQPPLNISIRFLKHYMCFEYLLEYNCDLNNLQDTIYGININKENVILHEFIQPSLISINSIHNTFNLLLTRIKSYIINIQNINNVNMEKEEIMEKKEEKEEKMVEKEDITGVVDTNTKGVGMDTKESPYGAKESPFGAKESPFGAKESPFGTKETPGGLLVGGPDTVTEELELDGIGTPSPNKKNYINNDILKMCDTKIIDSNPISIENSNTNTFNNSENTSPNTHSFNITNLLNNQYINSPNTIDKVDKVDGVDGMDGMERIESVDGMETLERIDSVDGMDRMESVDTVERMDTIESVETIEPIEPVDTVDTVDNMNTVDTVDTVDTMDKMNEEDRMEIIPYWWRYYVEDNTLGEGDVNGRYESIGIRRFTRSYLKEESSTPKNKKHTNGANYLLTRSSSSDFSTKSNVNLSRETITTNLQEDVLPCFCTNCINYISNITRILHYQEQNGIF, from the coding sequence aTGGAGATTGGTTTAATGAGTTTGTATgatatattgaataataaaaagaagaatgtaagtttatattataatcGTTTAACGGTTATTAATAATCTTTTACGTTATCagaataattattgttGGATACATGAAACTACTTATCCAATACAACCATTTCcaaatattcttaaatGTAATTGTTTTTCcaccgtaacggtgcttggtcacacAGAAAGTAATGGTCCTACGGCTACTAAcagtactaaggatattactagtactacggctactaaggatattagTACCACaggagcaagcaccgtaactaagggaaagggagctaattctacagctatggagtgtacccctggaaagggagctaattctatggttACAGAGTGTATTAAGGATATTAAGGATACTAAGGAAACCCCTTTCGGGGGTAcagttggagcaagcaccgttatGGAGAATAAATGTATGGAAGTAGAATATAtaagaaaattattgaatgaaatgtataataatataataatagattttaaatcatcACAATGTATTTCAATCATATAtaaaaatcatatttatttatattccaATTTATCATTATGTAAATTCAATGCCATCGGAATCAACCATTCCACTGGTAATATCTCCACTGACAATGCTAGTCCTAATCCTACTGGGATCTCCACTTCTACTGGTAACTCCACTGCTAATTCCAATGGTATTGTTAATTCCAATGGCATTGTAAATTGTAATGAATGTAGAATAATAGAAAGAAAAGAATTTACAAATGATGAAATACAAAATGCATTATATGAAATTGTGGAAAAAGGtgaagataataaatatggTTTAACCTTGTTGGAACATtccaatttattaaatttacttgatggtattgataaaatacaaCATTCTGTTAAGTCTATTGGTATTCTTGAGGGTCTTATCGAGactaattataaatattccaatattgataatataaatgtaatacattgtaatattttattagatGAGGTTAACGTAACGGGGtcttccgttacggggTCAGGTCCCACGGGTACTAACAGTACTGAGGATAttagtactaaggatattagTACCActggaccaagcaccgtaactactggaaagggagctaattttacagccatggagtgtacctccggaaagggagctaattctatggttatggagtgtactactgatactaaggatattactacagttggaccaagcaccgttactgaGGAGAacttaatattagaatgtataaaatatgcaaatgaattaatagaaaaagtatataaagaattaaattcaatatgtagttcattaataaatgaaattaatatatattgtcAACCACCATTGAATATATCAATAagatttttaaaacattacatgtgttttgaatatttattggAATATAATTGtgatttgaataatttacaagatacaatttatggaattaatattaataaagaaaatgtCATCTTACATGAATTCATACAACCAAGTCTCATCTCCATAAATTCCATCCATAATActttcaatttattattaacacGTATTAAAtcttatattattaatattcaaaatattaataatgttaatatgGAGAAAGAGGAAATTATGGAGAAGAAAGAGGAAAAAGAGGAGAAAATGGTTGAGAAAGAGGATATTACTGGAGTTGTtgatactaatactaagggAGTTGGTATGGATACTAAGGAAAGCCCTTACGGGGCTAAGGAAAGCCCTTTTGGTGCTAAGGAAAGCCCTTTTGGTGCTAAGGAAAGCCCTTTCGGGACTAAGGAAACTCCTGGTGGATTGTTGGTTGGTGGAccagacaccgtaacggaagaatTAGAATTAGATGGAATAGGAACACCATCACCaaataagaaaaattatataaataatgatatattaaaaatgtgtgATACGAAAATCATTGATTCAAATCCAATCAGTATTGAAAATAGTAACacaaatacatttaataattccGAAAATACTTCACCAAATACACATTCATTCAATATTACAaatctattaaataatcaatatattaattctCCAAATACTATAGACAAGGTAGATAAGGTAGACGGAGTGGATGGAATGGATGGTATGGAGAGGATAGAGTCGGTAGACGGGATGGAGACTCTGGAGAGGATAGATTCGGTAGATGGTATGGATAGAATGGAATCTGTAGATACAGTAGAAAGAATGGATACAATAGAATCTGTAGAAACTATAGAACCTATAGAACCAGTTGATACAGTGGATACAGTGGATAATATGAATACAGTAGATACGGTGGATACAGTAGATACGATGGATAAAATGAATGAAGAAGATAGAATGGAAATAATACCATATTGGTGGAGATATTATGTAGAAGATAATACATTGGGTGAAGGTGATGTGAATGGAAGATATGAATCGATAGGAATAAGACGTTTTACACGTTCATATTTGAAGGAAGAATCAAGTACACCAAAGAATAAGAAACATACCAATGGAGCAAATTATTTACTCACAAGATCATCTTCATCAGATTTCAGTACCAAATCTAATGTTAATCTTTCCAGAGAAACCATTACTACAAATCTACAAGAAGATGTTTTACCATGTTTCTGTACcaattgtattaattatatctCCAATATAACACgaattttacattatcaAGAACAAAATGGtattttttag
- a CDS encoding uncharacterized protein (Tap349h10.p1c.C.cand.178 - score = 12.78): MGTRSIMNTMGTSVNLKYKRLYTYESEINIEKEIEEKVRKTIESEKILVFIKGTPNEPQLVRSVTVSSNTGKGANNTFDTPGKGANNTFDTPGKGANNTFDTPGKGANSTAIECNSSTNNLTTT; this comes from the exons ATGGGTACTAGGAGTATTATGAATACTATGGGAACTAGTGttaatttgaaatataaaagattatatacatatgaatcagaaataaatatagaaaaa gaaattgaagaaaaaGTTAGAAAAACTATTGAATCTGAAAAAATTcttgtttttattaaagGAACTCCTAATGAACCACAAT TAGTAAGgtccgttacggtgtctaGTAAtacgggaaagggagctaataACACTTTTGATActcctggaaagggagctaataACACTTTTGATActcctggaaagggagctaataACACTTTTGATActcctggaaagggagcaAATTCTACAGCTATTGAGTGTAATAGTAGTACTAATAACCTAACTACTACTTAG
- a CDS encoding 40S ribosomal S12-related protein, putative (Tap349h10.p1c.cand.49 - score = 9.28) produces MENYILEESYISPIAKPKLTGKSLLRSLKLIKRALTVEKLAKQYKLGQSNINQLNKSNLQSTTDDKSNLQSTEVVNSSLNELNDMNLDIHLTRLVKRGVLDVTKSLRKGIIGIVLIASDVHPIDVVSHLPILCEELSISYAYVTNKRILSDICQSKRPTCAVLIVKPVKDLPNKIKKLSENNKLDYTKLYHKVDQNIKKCHPYL; encoded by the coding sequence atggaaaattatatattagaaGAATCTTATATATCACCAATTGCTAAACCGAAATTAACAGGTAAATCACTTCTACGTTCATTAAAACTTATAAAACGTGCATTAACAGTAGAAAAACTTGCTAAACAATATAAACTAGGACAATCCAATATTAATCAACttaataaatctaatttacAATCTACAACTGATgataaatctaatttacAATCTACTGAAGTTGTTAATTCGAGTTTGAATGAATTGAATGATATGAATTTGGATATACATTTGACTAGACTTGTAAAAAGAGGAGTATTAGATGTTACAAAATCATTACGTAAAGGTATAATAGgaatagtattaatagCATCAGATGTACATCCAATAGATGTAGTATCACATTTACCAATTTTATGTGAAGaattatcaatttcatATGCTTACGTAACtaataaaagaatattatCTGATATATGTCAATCTAAAAGACCAACATGTGCAGTATTAATTGTTAAACCTGTAAAAGATTTAccaaataaaattaaaaaattatctgaaaataataaactcGATTATACCAAATTATATCATAAAGTCGATcagaatattaaaaaatgtcATCCATATCTTTAA
- a CDS encoding transporter, putative (Tap349h10.p1c.cand.50 - score = 10.45;~11 probable transmembrane helices predicted for TA07120 by TMHMM2.0 at aa 31-48, 72-94, 101-123, 138-160, 173-195, 215-237, 271-293, 298-320, 350-372, 385-407 and 439-461): MENSKEIENQNKIQTNNKIETNNEIETNNEILTCFIWFCLGFLATFGYKIHEKSAKIFVMIFTLSGDQNVNFGFIFEIILISLYFSGILIAFLLFPVNIFWLQIFLNITCFMFLLMILPSAMLVKLTPESAETVRLIFYILNGFCSFGIGVITMIGASLITDHFVGGKTSLKLLFYLLSYPVAEFASDLANNFFYSFYHGYLNGFGKRLAKFMSYELAIILLIYLVTSFLIYSFGNYKDPNHKIWMKSNVTNKTNIFKKALKVFIRQPKSIFLLLISNITYGVFQIYSMLYLVNVVDGQFAYLTMLSMTISVFDFIGRLISGLVRIRMEKRLSPDNSEPKTEVCYLSPMLIIWLLVISQIIILLVTCYSLAIDLPGTLGSFFSHNIALLMSCFFGLVRGLVGSIVYYRASNVKVNNILEVIIDDVLTSDDVNLVKCFGIGLYVIIEGVTLVLIKITNIYFIRLVQRQMQQH; the protein is encoded by the exons atggaaaattctaaagaaattgaaaatcaaaataaaattcaaactaataataaaattgaaacaaataatgaaatagaaacgaataatgaaattttaacttgTTTTATTTGGTTTTGTTTAGGATTTTTGGCAACATTTGGATATAAAATCCATGAGAAGTCTGCGAAAATATTCGTAATGATTTTCACATTGTCTGGTGACcaaaatgtaaattttggatttatttttgaaattattttaatttctcTTTATTTTTCTGGAATTTTAATTGCGTTTCTATTGTTTCCAGTGAACATTTTTTGGTTAcaaatattcttaaatattacttgttttatgtttttattaatgattttacCGTCAGCTATGCTGGTAAAATTAACTCCTGAATCAGCAGAAACCGTAAGATTAatcttttatatattaaatggaTTCTGTTCATTTGGTATTGGAGTTATTACAATGATAGGAGCTTCACTAATTACTGATCATTTTGTTGGTGGAAAAACTTCactcaaattattattttacctTTTGAGTTATCCAGTAGCTGAATTTGCAAGTGATTTGGCCAATAATTTCTTTTACTCTTTCTATCATGGGTATTTGAATGGATTTGGGAAAAGATTAGCCAAATTCATGTCATATGAATTGgcaataattttattaatatatttagtgACAAGTTttctaatatattcatttggAAATTACAAAGATCCAAATCACAAGATTTGGATGAAGTCTAATGTCACTAATAAGACTAATATCTTTAAAAAAGCATTAAAAGTATTTATAAGACAACCCAAATCaattttcttattattGATCTCAAATATTACTTATGGAGtctttcaaatttattcaa TGTTGTATTTGGTAAATGTTGTTGATGGGCAATTTGCATATCTTACGATGTTGTCTATGACTATTAGTGTCTTTGATTTTATTGGTCGTTTGATTTCAGGTTTAGTACGAATTCGTATGGAGAAAAGATTATCTCCTGATAACTCTGAACCCAAGACGGAAGTTTGTTATTTATCACCAATGTTGATAATTTGGCTTTTGGTGATTTCTCAGATTATTATTCTTCTAGTCACTTGTTATTCACTTGCCATTGATCTGCCTGGTACACTTGGCTCTTTTTTCAGTCATAACATTGCCTTACTGATGTCCTGTTTCTTTGGCTTGGTTAGGGGTTTAGTTGGCTCAATTGTATACTATCGTGCATCCAATGTTAAGGTGAATAATATACTGGAAGTCATAATTGATGACGTTTTAACTTCTGACGATGTTAACTTGGTGAAGTGTTTTGGAATTGGACTCTATGTAATTATTGAGGGTGTCACTCTGGTTCTGATCAAGATTACGAATATATACTTTATACGTCTTGTACAAAGACAAATGCAACAACATTGA